A window of Nicotiana tabacum cultivar K326 chromosome 24, ASM71507v2, whole genome shotgun sequence contains these coding sequences:
- the LOC107786765 gene encoding uncharacterized protein LOC107786765 has protein sequence MISAFRNTCTVFSHYVLNPKPYLPLLLISTQNFSVPNCTLTSSSPSLCNKARCCSTFLTNSMAAGDLSNPSSEKLEKQFEDFRHHLEESGNLRERIRAVATEIESVTRIIYASLLLVHQSRPVAEVLEKAKAQIGELKELYSRLSEIVRECPGQYFRYHGDWKSETQTAVSLLAFMHWLETGTLVLHNEVEEKLGLTPTEFGLDIEDYLIGICFMSNELPRYVVNQVTAGDYDCPCKVLKFLTDLHAAFRMLNLRNDFLRKKFDGMKYDLRKVEEVFYDVKIRGLAANGESA, from the exons ATGATATCGGCATTTCGAAACACTTGTACTGTTTTCTCTCACTACgtgttaaaccctaaaccctaccTCCCTCTCCTTCTCATTTCCACCCAAAATTTCTCCGTTCCCAATTGCACCTTAACATCTTCTAGTCCTTCACTCTGTAATAAAGCTCGCTGTTGCTCGACATTTCTTACTAATTCAATGGCGGCTGGTGATTTGTCCAATCCTTCGTCAGAGAAATTGGAGAAACAGTTCGAGGACTTTAGGCATCATTTAGAGGAGTCGGGGAATCTACGGGAGAGAATACGAGCAGTGGCGACGGAGATTGAGTCGGTTACTCGGATCATATATGCTAGCCTCCTTCTCGTTCATCAGTCTCGCCCTGTTGCTG AGGTTCTAGAGAAGGCTAAGGCTCAGATCGGAGAGCTGAAGGAACTTTACAGCCGGCTTTCAGAAATCGTACGTGAATGCCCTGGTCAGTATTTCCG GTATCATGGTGATTGGAAGAGTGAAACACAAACTGCGGTCTCGTTGCTTGCTTTTATGCATTGGTTAGAGACTGGGACTCTTGTTCTGCACAATGAAGTTGAGGAGAAACTTGGCT TGACACCAACAGAATTTGGACTTGATATTGAAGACTATCTTATTG GTATATGTTTTATGTCAAATGAGTTG CCTAGATATGTGGTGAACCAAGTGACAGCTGGGGATTATGATTGCCCGTGTAAGGTTTTGAAGTTCTTGACAGATCTCCATGCAGCATTTCGCATGCTTAATCTCAGAAATGATTTCTTGCGCAAAAAGTTTGACG GAATGAAATATGACCTTAGGAAAGTTGAAGAAGTTTTCTATGATGTAAAAATCAGAGGCTTGGCTGCCAATGGAGAGTCAGCTTGA